The following proteins are co-located in the Paralichthys olivaceus isolate ysfri-2021 chromosome 2, ASM2471397v2, whole genome shotgun sequence genome:
- the tma7 gene encoding translation machinery-associated protein 7, which yields MSGREGGKKKPLKAPKKQSKEMDDDDMAYKQKQKEDQKALEALKSKAAKGTFGTSGIKKSGKK from the exons ATGTCTGGCAGAGAAG GAGGCAAAAAGAAACCACTGAAGGCCCCCAAGAAACAGTCCAAGGAAATGGATGAT GATGATATGGCCTACAAGCAGAAGCAGAAGGAAGACCAGAAGGCTTTGGAAGCATTGAAGTCCAAAGCTGCAAAAGGAACTTTTG gTACCAGCGGAATCAAGAAATCCGGCAAGAAGTAA
- the dnase1l4.1 gene encoding deoxyribonuclease 1 like 4, tandem duplicate 1 — MKVASFNIQKFGKNKVSDPDILQILTRIVSRYDIILILEVVDISGESVKTFLEALNKNSRKHHYTLKISSRLGRTRYKEQFMFLYRDDMVDLVDSYQFDDQLTEGGDVFARDPYILRFRCLNTVLKDLVMIPVHTKPQDSETELDELYDVFLNVKKEWSTDNVMILGDFNADGSYVSKSAMKGIRIRNDKNFHWLIADDVDTTASTGNNHTYDRIVVYGDDMLQAIVPNSAKPFNFQTAYGLSEEQALKVSDHYPVEVKLKSVNQIDEEDDVKPQWQVEPVPLGLVPMDQDLLELKRGNLLLEREKLQLEIQILQQKMAKMNSGNYV; from the exons ATGAAAGTGGCATCTTTTAACATTCAGAAGtttggaaaaaacaaagtgtccGATCCAGATATTCTCCAAATCCTAACAAGg atcGTATCTCGATATGACATCATTCTGATCCTGGAAGTGGTGGACATCAGTGGAGAGTCTGTAAAAACCTTCCTGGAGGCACTCAACAA AAACAGCAGGAAGCATCACTACACTCTGAAGATCAGCAGTCGTCTGGGTCGAACACGCTACAAGGAGCAGTTCATGTTCCTGTACAG ggatgACATGGTCGACTTGGTGGACTCCTATCAGTTTGACGACCAGCTGACTGAGGGAGGAGACGTTTTCGCCAGAGATCCATACATCCTGCGATTCAGATGCCTCAAtacag TGCTGAAGGACCTGGTGATGATCCCAGTTCACACCAAACCACAGGACTCAGAGACGGAGCTGGACGAGCTGTACGACGTCTTCCTGAACGTCAAGAAGGAGTGGAGCACTGAT aACGTGATGATCCTGGGCGACTTCAACGCCGATGGCTCGTACGTCTCCAAGAGCGCGATGAAGGGCATCCGCATCCGCAACGACAAGAACTTCCACTGGCTGATTGCAGATGATGTCGACACCACGGCCAGCACCGGAAACAACCACACATACGACAG GATCGTGGTCTACGGAGACGACATGCTCCAGGCCATCGTACCAAACTCTGCCAAACCCTTCAACTTCCAGACGGCTTATGGACTCAGTGAGGAGCAG GCTCTGAAAGTCAGCGACCATTACCCAGTGGAGGTGAAGCTGAAGTCTGTAAACCAGATAGATGAAGAGGATG atgtGAAACCACAGTGGCAGGTTGAGCCAGTACCTCTGGGCCTCGTGCCCATGGACCAGGatctgctggagctgaagagaggaaacctgctgctggagagggaGAAGCTCCAGCTGGAGATCCAGATCCTCCAACAGAAGATGGCCAAGATGAACAGTGGAAATTATGTCTGA
- the LOC109635437 gene encoding complement C1q subcomponent subunit C-like has product MAGYYGMVVLVGVAWLVMAAQCDVSCGGRDGREGVAGSPGRDGWPGVKGEKGEPAVVAGSSLDAGVLLLKGEMGNRGLQGPMGPKGFRGNLGAAGLPGLPGSPGPEGRSSGHGQHSPQDARSAFSVIRTDSSYPSLNKPVTFQMTAVNNPGDFTAATGYFTCRVPGIFYFTFHSVAKVSLCLRIASEALTDKLGFCDYNINNDQVLSGGVVLQLAAGQRVWLESFRDQQTAEDLKDTQEKKIIFNGFQLFS; this is encoded by the exons ATGGCAGGTTATTATGGGATGGTGGTTCTGGTGGGTGTGGCTTGGCTTGTGATGGCGGCCCAATGCGACGTGAGCTGCGGAGGACGAGACGGACGTGAAGGAGTGGCAGGATCCCCCGGCAGGGATGGGTGGCCTGGAGtgaagggagagaaaggagagccag CTGTGGTGGCCGGCAGTTCACTTGATGCAGGTGTCCTACTCTTGAAGGGGGAGATGGGAAATCGAGGTTTGCAAGGACCTATGGGTCCTAAAGGCTTCCGTGGAAATCTGGGAGCAGCAGGTCTGCCAGGACTACCCGGCTCCCCTGGCCCTGAGGGGAGGAGCAGCGGCCATG GTCAACACTCCCCTCAGGATGCCCGTTCAGCTTTCTCAGTGATCAGGACTGACAGCAGCTACCCTTCACTCAACAAG CCTGTGACCTTCCAGATGACTGCGGTCAACAACCCTGGAGACTTCACTGCAGCCACTGGTTACTTCACCTGCAGAGTACCTGGCattttttacttcacttttCACTCTGTGGCCAAG GTCAGCTTGTGTCTGCGTATTGCCAGCGAGGCTCTGACCGACAAGCTGGGATTCTGTGATTACAACATTAACAATGATCAG GTGCTGTCAGGCGGCGTGGTTCTACAGCTGGCGGCCGGACAGAGGGTTTGGCTCGAGTCCTTCAGGGACCAGCAGACGGCTGAAGATTTAAAAGACACGCAAGAAAAAAAGATCATCTTCAACGGCTTCCAGCTCTTCTCCTAA
- the c1qc gene encoding complement C1q subcomponent subunit C, with protein MIRHFYLVIGALLSLVVPLLVSLETCPATGIPGMPGMPGLPGRDGRDGNKGEKGQPGAEAVSGLGQRRGEKGVPGLMGAPGKRGQSGDPGGPGLPGFDGPPGEPGESGSIGIQQRAAFSVARGTNDYPDRSSVIRFITVITNINNDYDTDTGRFRCRVPGTYYFVFHASLDERLCVLMKMDGNLLTSFCDLRRVRRQVTSGGLAVYMSRDQEVWLETKDYRGMRGKPAGYSIFSGFLLRPH; from the exons ATGATCCGTCACTTCTATCTGGTGATCGGAGCCCTGCTCTCATTGGTCGTACCCCTGCTGGTTTCTTTGGAGACCTGCCCGGCAACAGGGATTCCCGGGATGCCAG GTATGCCTGGGCTGCCCGGCAGAGACGGTCGTGATGGaaataaaggagagaaaggaCAACCAG GAGCAGAGGCTGTCAGCGGGCTCGGCCAACggaggggagagaagggggTGCCGGGGCTGATGGGGGCCCCTGGTAAACGAGGTCAGAGTGGGGATCCTGGGGGACCAGGGCTCCCAGGGTTTGACGGCCCTCCCGGAGAACCAGGGGAATCCGG GTCAATCGgaatccagcagagggcggCCTTCAGCGTGGCCAGAGGCACCAACGACTACCCGGATAGATCCAGCGTCATTCGGTTCATCACAGTCATCACCAACATCAACAATGACTATGACACAGACACGGGACGCTTCAG gtgtcgCGTCCCGGGGACGTACTACTTTGTGTTTCACGCCTCTTTAGACGAACGTCTCTGTGTCCTGATGAAGATGGATGGAAATCTGCTGACATCATTCTGTGATCTCCGCCGTGTGAGGAGACAG GTGACGTCCGGTGGCCTGGCCGTCTACATGTCGAGAGATCAGGAGGTTTGGCTGGAGACCAAAGACTACAGAGGGATGAGAGGGAAACCGGCCGGTTACAGCATCTTCTCCGGCTTCCTGCTGCGTCCTCACTGA
- the LOC109635432 gene encoding complement C1q subcomponent subunit B-like — MALQWLSFSTAVLLLLVHVAPALTQSPCSTGPPGIPGIPGIHGPNGRDGPKGERGDPGESSLHLMGLKGAPGLNGPPGRPGLKGDMGMPGPPGFPGALGLKGEPFSASGQEKPFFSRKRSRLESQELDTAITFTSEITSEVDQELYGQSLTDGSFTCVIGGIYFFSYHISAKSRVCLKLMKDSAVHLMMCDMSEGFLVTSGSAVLELNAGDKVSLQATRFNSLTSQTSTSHTFTGFLVFPTA; from the exons ATG GCCCTCCAGTGGCTGAGCTTCAGCACTGCAGTGTTGCTGCTGTTGGTGCACGTCGCCCCGGCCCTCACACAGAGTCCCTGCAGCACGGGACCCCCGGGGATCCCTGGGATACCTGGAATTCATGGGCCCAACGGCAGAGACGGTCccaaaggagagaggggagatccAG GTGAGTCCAGCCTGCATCTCATGGGTCTGAAGGGGGCACCAGGTCTTAACGGCCCCCCGGGTCGGCCTGGGCTGAAGGGGGATATGGGTATGCCGGGCCCCCCTGGGTTTCCAGGTGCCCTGGGGCTGAAAGGAGAACCCTTCAGCGCCTCCGGCCAAGAGAAACCCTTCTTCTCCAGAAAACGAAGCAGGCTTGAATCACAAGAGCTCGACACGGCCATCACCTTCACCAG TGAGATTACGTCAGAAGTGGATCAAGAGCTTTACGGACAATCTCTGACTGACGGGAGTTTCACATGCGTCATCGGAGGAATCTATTTCTTCAGTTACCACATATCAGCGAAGAGTCGA GTTTGTCTGAAGCTGATGAAGGACTCTGCCGTTCACTTGATGATGTGCGACATGTCTGAAGGTTTCCTGGTCACCTCCGGCTCTGCGGTCCTGGAGCTGAACGCCGGAGACAAGGTCTCCCTCCAGGCGACCAGGTTCAACAGCCTGACGTCCCAGACCAGCACCAGTCACACCTTCACCGGCTTCCTCGTCTTCCCCACGGCCTGA
- the LOC138405915 gene encoding protein SPMIP1: MRGSLLTTQSQNCYREQIQKETLTRLAWKSRYAAVYPSRCSDQPIGTEASQPPALSAEPRRAALPPVTSAPKKRQSDLPPPPPPPPPAPPVDGRLSVAPTMRPVSPQTSQALYQDSSHHGRGRRLYLQRRGLRRPEEKFDFPLLSSWEYGWRLGDYALDYRTPSCARLSVVRNSFFTRNGVFGSSSATDTLG; the protein is encoded by the exons ATGCGTGGCAGCTTGTTGACGACTCAGAGTCAGAACTGCTACAGGGAGCAGATTCAGAAGGAGACGTTGACTCGTTTGGCCTGGAAGAGCCGCTACGCCGCCGTCTACCCGTCCCGCTGCAGCGACCAGCCCATCGGCACGGAGGCCTCACAGCCGCCTGCTCTGTCGGCTGAGCCCCG CAGGGCTGCCCTGCCTCCTGTTACCAGTGCACCCAAGAAGAGGCAGAGcgaccttcctcctcctcctcctcctcctcctcctgctcctcctgtggACGGTCGGCTCAGTGTGGCTCCCACCATGAGGCCGGTTTCTCCACAGACCTCACAGGCTCTTTATCAGGACTCCTCTCACCAC GGGAGAGGCCGGAGACTGTACCTGCAGAGACGAGGCCTGAGGAGACCCGAGGAGAAGTTTGACTTTCCTCTGCTCTCGTCCTGGGAGTACGGATGGAGGCTGG GTGACTACGCTCTGGATTACAGGACTCCCTCCTGTGCCAGGTTGTCTGTGGTGAGAAACTCCTTCTTCACCAGGAACGGCGTGTTCGGCAGCTCGTCAGCCACCGACACGCTGGGCTGA